Proteins encoded in a region of the Streptomyces akebiae genome:
- a CDS encoding DUF3000 domain-containing protein, whose translation MAAAQGRLSDGAGGMDDAKEGEGDAKETAPLPFRSAVEALRSTRLRPEIEIESTKPPQRLAPYAYALEAAVVEGDEDLADGRLVLLHDPAGHDAWQGTFRLVTLVRAELEPEMAADPLLPEVCWSWLTGALQSRGLSYGEPSGTVTRASSHYYGGLAARPAASQIEIRASWTPREVLGGVPDTAAHLASWCDLLAQIAGLPPAVDPGDAAVVSLPQRRGPQSR comes from the coding sequence ATGGCTGCGGCTCAGGGACGACTGTCGGACGGCGCTGGCGGGATGGACGACGCGAAGGAGGGGGAGGGCGATGCGAAGGAGACGGCACCGCTGCCGTTCCGCTCCGCCGTCGAAGCGCTGAGGTCCACACGGCTGCGGCCGGAGATCGAGATCGAGTCGACCAAGCCGCCGCAGCGGCTCGCCCCGTACGCGTACGCCCTGGAGGCCGCGGTCGTGGAGGGCGACGAGGATCTGGCCGACGGCCGGCTGGTGCTGCTGCACGACCCGGCGGGACACGACGCCTGGCAGGGCACGTTCCGGCTGGTGACCCTGGTCCGGGCCGAGCTGGAACCCGAGATGGCGGCCGATCCGCTGCTGCCGGAGGTGTGCTGGTCGTGGCTGACCGGGGCGCTGCAGTCCCGGGGGCTGTCGTACGGGGAGCCGAGCGGGACGGTGACGCGGGCCAGTTCGCACTACTACGGCGGGCTGGCGGCACGGCCGGCCGCGTCGCAGATCGAGATCCGGGCCTCGTGGACACCGCGCGAGGTCCTGGGCGGGGTTCCCGACACCGCCGCGCATCTCGCGTCGTGGTGCGACCTGCTCGCCCAGATCGCGGGCCTGCCTCCGGCGGTCG